The genomic interval CGACGCGAGAGCTCCACCATGAGCCCCCAGGCCACCTGCGGATTCTGCTCCACCTGCCGACGGAATTCGGCCCGGCGCAGCACAATCAGCGTGGACGGCTGCGTGGCCACCACGTGCGCGCTGCGTGGACGACCGTCCACGAGCGAGAGTTCACCAAAGTGGTCGCCCACACCCAGGATGCCGAGGATGACCTCGCGGCCCTCGTCACCGGGCAGGGCCACCTTCACCTCGCCCGAGCGCACCACATACAGGGCGTCGCCGGCGTCACCCTCAGTGACAACCAGCGCACCCTTGGCCACCCGCTGCTCGCGGGTGACTTCGGCGAATCCGCGCAGGGCCTGACGGTCCAGTTCACGGAACAGGGGCACTGTGGACAGGAAGTCCGCAATGCGGTCGAGCGAAACGCTCATGGAGGAAGGCGTGAAGCGCATCGGTTGCGTGCCAAAGGTCACCATGTTCTCTCACCTCAGCTCGTGTATTTTCCGTGATGGAGCTTAACGTCCGGGGTCCGTACCGCGCTGTGACCCGAATCACCGATTTCGTCCCAGTTTCATGCTGAGCCACCTTCGGGACCGCATCACCGAGGCGCTGGAGCGCGCCACCGAGGTGGAGCAACTGCTGGCCGACCCTGAAACCACCCGGGATGCCACCCGTTTGGCGGACCTGGGTCGGGAGCATCATCGCCTGGCCGAGGTCGTGGCCAAGGCCAACCGACTTGCCAAGGCCGAGCAGGAGTTGGCCGATGCGCGGGAGATGGCATCGGGAGATGACGCGGACTTTGCCGCCGAGGCCCGTGCTGAGGTTACCCGGCTCGAAGCCGAGTGTGCCGCGCTCGAGAAGGCGTTGCTGCCGCTGCTCATTCCGCGCGACCCCCTCGACGACCGACCGGCCATCGTGGAAATCCGTGCCGGCACGGGTGGCGACGAAGCCGGTCTCTTTGCCGCCGACCTGCAGCGCATGTACTCGCGCTACATCGAGCGCCGCGGCTGGCGCATGGAAATGATCTCGTTCTCTGAAGGTGCGCTCGGTGGCGTGAAGGAAGCAGTCTTCAAGGTGAGCGGTGATGGGGCCTTCGGCGTGCTGCGCTGGGAGTCGGGTGTGCATCGGGTGCAGCGTGTGCCGGCCACCGAAACGCAGGGTCGCATTCACACGTCTGCCGCCACCGTGGCCGTGCTGCCCGAGGCTGAAGAAGTGGACGTGCGCATCGAAGACAAGGACCTGCGCATCGATGTGTTTCGCTCATCCGGTCCCGGAGGACAGAGTGTGAACACCACCGACTCCGCCGTGCGCATCACGCACATTCCCACGGGCATTGTGGTGTCGCAGCAGGATCAGAAGTCGCAGTTGCAGAACAAGCAGAAGGCCATGGACGTGCTGCGTTCGCGATTGCTCGACCTGCGTCTCTCCGAGCAGGAAGCGGAGCGTTCGCGGCTCCGCAAATCGCAGGTGTCCACGGGTGATCGCTCGGCAAAAATTCGCACCTACAACTTTCCGCAGAGCCGCGTCACCGATCACCGCGTGGGGGTCACGCTGTACGACATCGATGGCATCATGAATGGCGACATCACGCCCTTCATCGATGCGCTGGCCCTGGCCAACGCCGAAGAACGGTTGAGTGGCTGAG from Gemmatimonas sp. UBA7669 carries:
- a CDS encoding Crp/Fnr family transcriptional regulator — its product is MSVSLDRIADFLSTVPLFRELDRQALRGFAEVTREQRVAKGALVVTEGDAGDALYVVRSGEVKVALPGDEGREVILGILGVGDHFGELSLVDGRPRSAHVVATQPSTLIVLRRAEFRRQVEQNPQVAWGLMVELSRRLRQADGTIGSLVLLDVPGRVARVLLEHAGPGEPATLIKQLTHQTMAHMIGASRETVSRAMAEFQEKGFISVQRRVVTITDRAALESRSRPRI
- the prfA gene encoding peptide chain release factor 1, whose product is MLSHLRDRITEALERATEVEQLLADPETTRDATRLADLGREHHRLAEVVAKANRLAKAEQELADAREMASGDDADFAAEARAEVTRLEAECAALEKALLPLLIPRDPLDDRPAIVEIRAGTGGDEAGLFAADLQRMYSRYIERRGWRMEMISFSEGALGGVKEAVFKVSGDGAFGVLRWESGVHRVQRVPATETQGRIHTSAATVAVLPEAEEVDVRIEDKDLRIDVFRSSGPGGQSVNTTDSAVRITHIPTGIVVSQQDQKSQLQNKQKAMDVLRSRLLDLRLSEQEAERSRLRKSQVSTGDRSAKIRTYNFPQSRVTDHRVGVTLYDIDGIMNGDITPFIDALALANAEERLSG